A single window of Rhodococcus jostii RHA1 DNA harbors:
- a CDS encoding GntR family transcriptional regulator yields the protein MTKRAETSLLTDQVYETMHEAIMNGDLPAGSRLRIRDIAAQVGTSVMPVREAIRRLEEAGLAERVPHKGAVVKGLTLAELVHVYDVRRLLEVEAARLGAQQISPADVERMHTEYELMQAAIAERRVVALLDHDEALLTILYEASANPVLVDSIRTLWQHCRAYKIVGAQGTLDTPGDDSLWRYQERLVEAARKGDADAAAAVNNESLINATSRIRVQLAAQEDAG from the coding sequence ATGACCAAGCGCGCCGAAACGTCCCTGTTGACCGACCAGGTCTACGAGACGATGCACGAGGCGATCATGAACGGCGATCTGCCTGCCGGCTCCCGCCTGCGCATTCGCGACATCGCCGCGCAGGTCGGGACGAGCGTGATGCCGGTGCGCGAGGCGATCCGGCGGCTCGAGGAAGCCGGTCTGGCCGAGCGCGTCCCCCACAAGGGCGCGGTCGTGAAAGGCCTGACCCTGGCCGAACTGGTCCACGTCTACGACGTGCGACGGTTGCTCGAGGTGGAAGCCGCACGATTGGGCGCCCAGCAGATCAGCCCCGCGGACGTGGAGCGGATGCACACCGAGTACGAGCTCATGCAGGCCGCTATCGCCGAACGCCGGGTGGTGGCGCTGCTCGATCACGACGAGGCGCTGTTGACGATTCTCTACGAAGCATCAGCGAACCCCGTGCTGGTCGATTCCATCCGCACCCTGTGGCAACACTGCCGTGCCTACAAGATCGTCGGTGCGCAGGGCACCCTCGACACGCCCGGAGACGACTCGTTGTGGAGGTACCAGGAACGTCTCGTCGAGGCCGCCCGCAAGGGCGACGCCGACGCTGCGGCCGCCGTCAACAATGAGTCGTTGATCAACGCGACGTCGCGGATCAGGGTGCAACTCGCCGCCCAAGAGGATGCCGGTTAG